From the Cytobacillus sp. IB215665 genome, the window AAATTATTACACTCTTTTAGATGCTCTTGCATCTGCTGTTCTTGCATCCGCAGTTCTAGCGTCTGCCATTCTTGCATCTGCCATACGTGGCGTATCAATTAGTTGTGATTTTTTAACTGCATTTTTAAAATCTGAAAAAGAATAATTTTTCATGTAATTCACCTCCTTCCAATAGCCAAGCTTATTTGTTTTCTTGATTTAAAATCTCAATAGCTTTGTTTATAGCATTTATAGCATCTATTTTTTTGATTCTATAGTCATAATTTTCAGTAATATTTAGCAGCTTTTTATATTTCTCTTCTGTTAGAGATTCAGAAGCAAAACTTAAAAATATATCTAAAGTCCTTTTTGGAAAGTAAAGTTTCTGTACTTTATTAAATAAACTCATAGACTCAATTTCATTCAATGTGCCACTTTCTACTGCCTTTTCTATTATCACTCTAATGTGAACAAGCGGTTCAGATAAAGCATTACCAGTAGAAGGGTCCATTGACATTGCTACTTCATCATCTGCTATGATAATCTCATCCCTATACATCTCAAATACTTTTCCCACTCCGACCATACCGAATTTCTCTAGTTCAGTGGCACGAATTGCTCCTAAACTAGAGGAACCAATAACTTTTATACCTTGATCCATTAATGATAAGATTTCTCTAGGTGAAACAGTCAATGTATTAAGAAAAGCCCCATCTATCAATACAATAACTTTAGGCTGTTTAGCACCTGGTTTAAATTGGAAATCACCTCGTTTAGCAGGTGGTAGCACAGTCACATCAGGTGCCAATTGTGCTGTTTCTTCCATAGAAAGAGAGGGTCCAGTATATACCCAAATATCTTTATTCGAGTTCCAGTATTTCTCTACCTCGCTCACCTAGAACACACCCTTTAATATCAAAATGATTTAAAACCCACATTTCTAACTGTGGTATTAAAATTCTAACCACGGGAACCTGTAACTCTTTCTTATTTAAATTTATTAGGAATGCTTGGTTCCTTCCAATCTCCCATAGTCTATCAAGAATACAGCGAACATCCTCTTCTATAGTTTGATTCTTGTAATTAACACAATCATTAAATGACTTCATCTCTCCCCGATCTGAGGTCATAAAAGATAAATCATTAGGTTTTTGACTTGGTGCTTGTTCAGACATATCTTCCCTTGTTCCTTGAAAATCTGTCAATCTTGATTGTGCTGCTTCTGTTATTGCTCTTTCTAAAGCAATTTCTGCATCTGGATGTGTTCCAGCTCCACCATGACAATAATACTCACCTTCCCAATTTTCTTCTACAAGAGCTGCTGAAAAGGTTGGAATACCAATATCAGATGTAATATCTCGAATGATTAGTTTCACCCCTTCTTTTTCTATTCTCTTGGAAATTTCATATAAATGTTGGGGGACGGTATTAATATCTATCATTGGAAAACCTGTTGTATCACTTGGAACAAGAGGTTTTCCATCAATTATACTAGGAAGGTTCGGCTTTATGGTCGCTTTTAAAATAGCTAAGGTCCTAGCATCTCTTTCTACAACTTCATTAAGAGCATGACAAATAGCTTCTTCAATTACATTCCCACTACCCAGTCCATTTGTACTTTCAATCCAGATTCCTCTTCCGTTTCCTTCCCAAGGTATACTCACTAAGCTTGCCGGCACATAATATTGATCTCCGGAGAACAATTCTATAGAGGGTACCCAGTCTAGCACTTCTGTATGTAAATTTTGTTCCAAATCAATATAACTTGGTATTGAATAAGGATCTAAGACTTTTTCTTTTTTACTTAGATCTTCATAAGATGCAGTTATAACTGGTAATTCTATATTTTCCGCACAAAATGTTTCAATTGTTTCCATCATCGCTCCTACTTTAGCAGCTTCCATGGTAGTTCCTTTTCCGTTATTTACCGAAATTCCACAACGGTCATTTGGTACAGTTGCTGAAAAAACAGGGACTCCTAATCGATCCAGTCCGGTCAAATCTGCGATTCTTGTTATACCTACCTTTGGCAATAATTCTTTAATTCTATTTATTGTTTCGTTAGGTGATATTACCCTATGTGTCCCATGTCTATTAATTTTTGTTGTGTCCCCAAAGTCAATACCTCTTAAATCAACCATGATTTCTTATCCTCCTGCCACACTACCTATAAATAAAACTTCATCATTTTGTCTTAATTTAATATCTTTAAAATGACCTTCTAATTGTGTGCCATTTAAGTAAACTCCAACAAATGACCTAAAATTTCCATTACTATCTATAATTTTTTTGTATAAAGATGGCTTTTCCTTTTTTAATAGTAAGATAACGCTCTCAAACTCCTCCTCCAATACATTCCATACTTCAGGAGTGGATTGATTAACAAGAGATCCAGAAAATGTTATTTGTACGCTCATAAATATCATCCTTACTAAATATTTTTTATATTTTTAATATTACAAAATTAAATATTACATTACATTATTTTGTTTGTAAAGAATCATATAACAAAACAGGAAAATTATACTATATTATAAAATGTCTCCAAATTGTTTAGATTACAATATGGGGTACAGCCAACCTTTCGGAAATTTTTACGCTAAGAAAGATTTCAAATTGAAAAAGTCGGTTTCTTGTAGGATAAGAAAACCGACCTCTTGGAACAGCATCTAAAGGTAATACAAAAGTTTTCACTACATATCCTTTCCTTTTACTTGCTCTCCGGTTAAACCAACTGTAGCAATCGAAGGTTTTGTATATCTTACACCAGGAACATCCGATAAATCTAATTTTTTTAATCCACCAATCGCGTTATCAGCAACAATTCACCTTCAGAGGCTACAACATACACAAATAAATGACTTTCTTCTTACCATTTACTGTTCTGTTATATGAACCTTTTTGATTTGTCCCCCTTGTTAAAAAAAGTCTTGATAAAATAATGAAATGGACGCCAGCATTTATACAACCTGAACATATGAAGATGATGAAAGAAGCAAAAGCTGATTATTATAAGGTGCAAAATCCTGTATTAGATTAGCATGAGATAGAGAAAATCAATAGTACAATCTTAGAAGCTATGGAGTTCTCGTGTTAATTCTTCTAAACTTTCATACTGCCTACCTTTGACAAACTCTGTCTTAATAATCTTAAATGTTGCTTCTGCAACTGCATTATCATAGGGGCATCCCTTCATACTTAAAGAGCGTTTAATAGAGAATGTTTTTAAAGCATCATCAATTAACTTATTTTTGAACTCGTTTCCTCTATCTGTATGAAACAATTGGATATGATGAAGGTCTTCCTTTATTGAAGCGAGAGCACGATAAACAAGCAACGCATCCTTATTCGATCCAGTACTATGTCCAATAATTTCTCGATTAAAGAGATCAACAAAGACACATATGTAATGCCATTTTTTATCAACCTTTACATATGTTAAATCACTTACGACAACGGATAACGCTTCGTTCCGCGTGAATTCACGGTTTAGTTCATTGGAATAGTGGTCCTCATTTGGCTTTTCTGAATGGGGTTTAAACTGTGCCACAGTATAATTAGAAACTAGTCCTTGTTCTTTCATGACTCTACCAATACTAATACTTCAGGTGAGCCTTTTAATATTTTGCATATTT encodes:
- a CDS encoding TfuA-like protein, whose protein sequence is MSEVEKYWNSNKDIWVYTGPSLSMEETAQLAPDVTVLPPAKRGDFQFKPGAKQPKVIVLIDGAFLNTLTVSPREILSLMDQGIKVIGSSSLGAIRATELEKFGMVGVGKVFEMYRDEIIIADDEVAMSMDPSTGNALSEPLVHIRVIIEKAVESGTLNEIESMSLFNKVQKLYFPKRTLDIFLSFASESLTEEKYKKLLNITENYDYRIKKIDAINAINKAIEILNQENK
- a CDS encoding YcaO-like family protein, whose translation is MVDLRGIDFGDTTKINRHGTHRVISPNETINRIKELLPKVGITRIADLTGLDRLGVPVFSATVPNDRCGISVNNGKGTTMEAAKVGAMMETIETFCAENIELPVITASYEDLSKKEKVLDPYSIPSYIDLEQNLHTEVLDWVPSIELFSGDQYYVPASLVSIPWEGNGRGIWIESTNGLGSGNVIEEAICHALNEVVERDARTLAILKATIKPNLPSIIDGKPLVPSDTTGFPMIDINTVPQHLYEISKRIEKEGVKLIIRDITSDIGIPTFSAALVEENWEGEYYCHGGAGTHPDAEIALERAITEAAQSRLTDFQGTREDMSEQAPSQKPNDLSFMTSDRGEMKSFNDCVNYKNQTIEEDVRCILDRLWEIGRNQAFLINLNKKELQVPVVRILIPQLEMWVLNHFDIKGCVLGERGREILELE
- a CDS encoding MoaD/ThiS family protein, which encodes MSVQITFSGSLVNQSTPEVWNVLEEEFESVILLLKKEKPSLYKKIIDSNGNFRSFVGVYLNGTQLEGHFKDIKLRQNDEVLFIGSVAGG